One genomic window of Garra rufa chromosome 2, GarRuf1.0, whole genome shotgun sequence includes the following:
- the sfxn3 gene encoding sideroflexin-3, producing the protein MSGDLPLNINIKEPRWDQGTFMGRAQHFFMVTDPRNVLLSSDVLEDARVTVENYRLGIVKPGLTEDQLWRAKYIYDSAFHPDTGEKMLLVGRMSAQVPMNMTITGCMLTFYRTTPAVVFWQWVNQSFNAIVNYTNRSGDAPMTMNQLGAAYVSATTGAVVTALGLKSLTKRLPAIMGRFVPFAAVAAANCINIPFMRQRELKYGIPVTDIEGQRLGESTQAARQAIVQVVVSRIGMAVPAMAIPPVIMNTLEKKAFMKRFPVLNAPVQVGLVGLCLVFATPLCCALFPQKSSMKVSSLEPELQERLRQSNPHITTVYFNKGL; encoded by the exons ATGTCTGGAGATTTGCCTCTGAATATCAACATTAAGGAACCACGATGGGACCAGGGCACGTTTATGGGCCGAGCTCAGCACTTCTTCATGGTGACGGACCCCAGAAATGTGCTGCTGTCCAGTGATGTTTTGGAGGATGCAAGAGTTACTGTGGAGAACTACAG ATTGGGAATCGTGAAGCCTGGGCTTACAGAAGATCAACTATGGAGGGCCAAATACATCTACGACTCTGCTTTCCACCCAGACACAGGAGAGAAAATGCTGCTAGTTGGACGCATGTCTGCACAAGTGCCCATGAACATGACCATTACGGGTTGCATGCTTACCTTTTACAG GACGACCCCAGCAGTGGTGTTTTGGCAGTGGGTAAACCAGTCCTTCAACGCCATTGTCAACTACACTAACCGCAGTGGAGATGCGCCAATGACCATGAA TCAGCTTGGAGCAGCCTACGTTAGTGCTACCACTGGAGCTGTAGTAACAGCTCTTGGACTGAAGTCTCTGACCAAG CGCTTGCCAGCTATTATGGGGCGTTTTGTTCCATTTGCTGCAGTTGCAGCAGCAAACTGTATCAACATACCCTTCATGAGACAAAG AGAGCTGAAGTATGGTATTCCTGTTACTGATATTGAGGGACAGCGTCTCGGAGAATCAACTCAAGCTGCTCGGCAAGCTATCGTACAGGTGGTGGTGTCTCGTATTGGCATGGCAGTGCCAGCCATGG CTATTCCTCCAGTTATCATGAATACCTTAGAGAAGAAGGCCTTCATGAAG CGGTTCCCGGTTCTCAATGCCCCTGTACAAGTTGGACTTGTTGGACTCTG TCTGGTATTTGCCACTCCGCTGTGCTGTGCTCTGTTTCCTCAGAAGAG TTCTATGAAGGTGAGCAGCCTGGAGCCAGAGCTTCAAGAGAGGTTACGACAAAGCAATCCTCACATCACTACAGTTTATTTTAACAAGGGTCTGTAG
- the selenou1a gene encoding selenoprotein U 1a isoform X2 has translation MGMWSLSLGAVGAAIAGLILANTDFLLTKPAPATVQYLGNADLKTIDGDERALKAKTLWEENGAVIMAVRRPGUFLCREEAAELSSLKPQLDELGVPLYAVVKEAVGTEIQEFRPHFAGEIFLDEKQAFYGPQQRKMGVIGFIRLGVWQNFIRAWKSGYQGNMNGEGFILGGVFVIGSGEQGVLLEHREKEFGDKVSIESVLEAAKKIVVEK, from the exons ATGGGCATGTGGTCACTCAGCCTTGGAGCTGTGGGGGCCGCCATCGCCGGATTAATACTGGCAAACACTGACTTCCTGCTGACTAAACCGGCACCTGCTACTGTACAGTATCTAGGGAATGCTGACCTCAAAACCATCGACGGTG ATGAGAGGGCTTTAAAAGCAAAAACTCTCTGGGAGGAAAATGGTGCAGTGATCATGGCTGTCCGGCGACCTGGATGATTTTTGTGCAGAGAG GAGGCCGCTGAGCTGTCCTCTCTGAAGCCCCAGCTTGATGAGCTCGGGGTCCCTCTGTATGCTGTGGTGAAGGAGGCTGTAGGTACAGAGATTCAGGAATTCAGGCCTCATTTCGCAGGGGAGATTTTTCTGGATGAAAAG CAAGCTTTTTATGGGCCACAACAGAGGAAGATGGGTGTGATTGGTTTCATTCGCTTGGGAGTCTGGCAAAACTTTATCAGGGCCTGGAAGTCAGGTTACCAGGGGAACATGAATGGAGAAGGTTTCATCCTGGGAGGGGTGTTTGTCATCGGATCTGGTGAACAG ggGGTTCTTCTAGAGCACAGAGAAAAGGAGTTTGGAGATAAAGTCAGCATAGAGTCAGTTTTGGAAGCAGCTAAGAAAATTGTGGTAGAAAAGTAG
- the selenou1a gene encoding selenoprotein U 1a isoform X1, protein MLAMALMGLRPMRLTLLSPRGRFSLCVNSNVKYKVSVSHSPQLLAKTVVTHNLPPKYLPLTTSTCRTAFKTLVLPTSVNSICLRAFSTKRHFSKESQNSQAPFRKTKVSSSVLEGETLAMGMWSLSLGAVGAAIAGLILANTDFLLTKPAPATVQYLGNADLKTIDGDERALKAKTLWEENGAVIMAVRRPGUFLCREEAAELSSLKPQLDELGVPLYAVVKEAVGTEIQEFRPHFAGEIFLDEKQAFYGPQQRKMGVIGFIRLGVWQNFIRAWKSGYQGNMNGEGFILGGVFVIGSGEQGVLLEHREKEFGDKVSIESVLEAAKKIVVEK, encoded by the exons ATGTTGGCAATGGCCCTCATGGGACTACGACCCATGCGTTTGACCCTTTTGTCACCAAGAGGAAGATTTTCTCTTTGTGTGAATAGTAATGTCAAGTACAAAGTCTCTGTGTCCCACTCCCCCCAGCTTCTAGCTAAGACAGTCGTAACTCATAACCTCCCTCCAAAGTATCTCCCACTGACCACCTCTACATGCCGAACGGCATTCAAGACATTAGTGCTCCCCACTTCTGTCAACTCTATATGCTTACGTGCTTTTTCGACAAAACGGCACTTCTCGAAGGAAAGCCAGAACAGCCAGGCTCCCTTTAGAAAGACGAAAG TGTCATCGTCTGTCCTGGAGGGTGAGACGCTTGCTATGGGCATGTGGTCACTCAGCCTTGGAGCTGTGGGGGCCGCCATCGCCGGATTAATACTGGCAAACACTGACTTCCTGCTGACTAAACCGGCACCTGCTACTGTACAGTATCTAGGGAATGCTGACCTCAAAACCATCGACGGTG ATGAGAGGGCTTTAAAAGCAAAAACTCTCTGGGAGGAAAATGGTGCAGTGATCATGGCTGTCCGGCGACCTGGATGATTTTTGTGCAGAGAG GAGGCCGCTGAGCTGTCCTCTCTGAAGCCCCAGCTTGATGAGCTCGGGGTCCCTCTGTATGCTGTGGTGAAGGAGGCTGTAGGTACAGAGATTCAGGAATTCAGGCCTCATTTCGCAGGGGAGATTTTTCTGGATGAAAAG CAAGCTTTTTATGGGCCACAACAGAGGAAGATGGGTGTGATTGGTTTCATTCGCTTGGGAGTCTGGCAAAACTTTATCAGGGCCTGGAAGTCAGGTTACCAGGGGAACATGAATGGAGAAGGTTTCATCCTGGGAGGGGTGTTTGTCATCGGATCTGGTGAACAG ggGGTTCTTCTAGAGCACAGAGAAAAGGAGTTTGGAGATAAAGTCAGCATAGAGTCAGTTTTGGAAGCAGCTAAGAAAATTGTGGTAGAAAAGTAG